From the genome of Candidatus Dormiibacterota bacterium, one region includes:
- the glyS gene encoding glycine--tRNA ligase subunit beta, giving the protein MSGRAGGVFLLEIGTEEIPARMIDGALRDLRLALFNEFEAGRLLPDIDFNIDENIKAFATPRRLAIMAHGLRDRQPDTVQEISGPPVKTAFDASGRPTKAAEGFARSQGVTVEDLKRITTPKGECVGVRKEVHGSAAVEILAVRVPPAVLSIAFPKTMRWGGGEFRFVRPIHWVIALFDDAVVDLTIAGVPSGDRTLGHRSLGKTWVTIRHSVKYRELLRAHLVEIDIEERRRLIEDSLIRVARRHNAILAAPPGSSTGVEGDPDLLREVTHSVEWPQVIDGEFNASFLDLPEEILVTAMRHHQKSFSLRGGSDRLLNRFLAVADAQGDPTGAIRKGNEWVLRARLADARFFWEEDRRVPLEQHSAKLSRVTFHEKLGSYALKCERMILLASAVREAFERSGAAVSREAVEESVRLSKADLTTQMVKEFPELEGIVGGLYARADGRPESVAMAIYAHYLPRGLEDPLPPAPEGAIVGLLDRLDTQAGIFLLGIVPTGSRDPYGLRRSVLGACRLLIENKVRVSLGDLLDRALAAYGKDAIEGSVPVSKARATLLEFYRGRLQFIGEEAGLRQDSVRAALAASADDPYDARLRMAALDAIREDAGFVALVLAHKRIKNILKDRPASRYEAAKLSEDAERALDRALRAAVAAIESAEARSDPLQALREIARLGPLLDRFFNDVLVMADDARVRDNRLGLLQSIARLFLRVGDFSEIVVEGEPARTAPSRDRAEARPGEAGR; this is encoded by the coding sequence ATGAGCGGCCGCGCCGGTGGGGTCTTTCTTCTCGAGATCGGGACCGAGGAGATTCCTGCCCGGATGATCGACGGCGCCCTGAGGGACCTGCGCCTCGCCCTGTTCAACGAGTTCGAAGCGGGGAGGCTCCTGCCGGACATCGATTTCAACATCGACGAAAACATCAAGGCCTTCGCAACGCCGAGGCGTCTCGCCATCATGGCGCACGGCCTTCGCGACCGGCAACCCGATACCGTGCAGGAGATCAGCGGCCCGCCCGTCAAGACGGCGTTCGACGCTTCGGGCCGGCCGACCAAGGCGGCCGAGGGGTTCGCCCGCTCGCAGGGCGTCACGGTGGAGGATTTGAAGCGCATCACCACCCCCAAGGGGGAGTGTGTCGGTGTGCGCAAGGAGGTGCACGGGTCGGCGGCGGTCGAAATTCTGGCGGTCAGGGTGCCACCCGCCGTTCTATCGATCGCGTTCCCCAAGACCATGCGGTGGGGCGGAGGCGAATTCCGCTTCGTGAGGCCCATCCACTGGGTGATTGCGCTCTTCGACGACGCCGTCGTGGATCTGACGATTGCGGGCGTGCCCTCGGGCGACCGTACCCTGGGGCATCGCTCTCTGGGGAAGACGTGGGTCACGATCCGTCATTCGGTGAAGTATCGCGAGCTGCTTCGAGCGCACCTGGTGGAGATCGACATCGAGGAGAGGCGCAGATTGATCGAGGACAGCCTGATCAGGGTAGCGCGCCGTCACAACGCTATTCTTGCGGCGCCGCCGGGCTCGTCCACCGGTGTCGAGGGCGACCCGGATCTGCTGCGCGAAGTCACGCACTCCGTGGAGTGGCCGCAGGTCATCGACGGTGAGTTCAACGCCTCCTTTCTTGATCTTCCCGAGGAGATCCTGGTCACGGCCATGCGCCACCACCAGAAATCGTTCTCGCTGAGGGGGGGCTCCGACCGGCTCCTGAATCGCTTCCTGGCGGTCGCCGACGCCCAGGGGGACCCGACGGGCGCCATCCGCAAAGGGAACGAATGGGTGCTGCGCGCCCGGCTCGCCGACGCGCGGTTCTTCTGGGAGGAGGATCGTAGAGTCCCCCTCGAACAGCACTCGGCCAAGCTGTCGCGCGTGACCTTCCACGAGAAGCTCGGGTCCTACGCGCTCAAGTGCGAACGCATGATCCTCCTGGCCTCCGCCGTGCGCGAGGCGTTCGAGCGCTCGGGCGCCGCAGTCTCCCGGGAGGCGGTGGAGGAGTCGGTCCGGCTGAGCAAGGCCGATCTCACGACCCAGATGGTGAAGGAATTCCCCGAGCTCGAGGGGATCGTGGGGGGGCTGTACGCGCGGGCCGACGGACGTCCGGAGAGCGTCGCCATGGCGATCTACGCGCACTACCTGCCGCGCGGCCTGGAGGACCCGCTGCCACCCGCGCCCGAGGGGGCGATCGTGGGTCTTCTCGATCGCCTGGACACGCAGGCGGGGATCTTCCTGCTGGGGATCGTGCCGACCGGCTCGCGCGACCCGTACGGCCTCAGGCGGTCGGTGCTGGGAGCGTGCCGTCTGCTGATCGAGAACAAGGTCCGGGTTTCGCTCGGCGATCTGCTCGACAGGGCGCTGGCCGCGTACGGAAAGGATGCGATCGAGGGAAGCGTGCCGGTGTCGAAGGCCAGGGCGACCCTCCTGGAGTTCTACCGGGGACGATTGCAGTTCATCGGCGAGGAGGCCGGTCTGCGCCAGGATTCCGTGCGCGCCGCCCTGGCGGCTTCGGCGGACGACCCGTACGACGCGCGGCTGCGCATGGCCGCCCTCGATGCGATCCGGGAGGACGCGGGTTTCGTGGCGCTGGTCCTGGCCCACAAGCGGATCAAGAACATTCTCAAGGATCGGCCCGCGTCCCGGTACGAGGCAGCGAAGCTGAGTGAGGACGCCGAGCGCGCTCTGGACAGGGCGCTGCGCGCCGCGGTGGCGGCGATCGAATCGGCGGAAGCGCGATCCGACCCCTTGCAGGCGCTGCGGGAGATCGCCCGCCTAGGGCCGCTCCTCGACCGATTCTTCAACGATGTCCTGGTGATGGCCGACGACGCGCGTGTGCGGGACAACCGCCTCGGACTCCTGCAGTCGATCGCCCGTCTGTTCCTGCGGGTGGGGGACTTCTCCGAGATCGTCGTCGAGGGAGAACCGGCCAGGACCGCGCCCTCCCGCGATCGCGCGGAGGCTCGGCCCGGGGAGGCTGGACGCTGA
- the ppdK gene encoding pyruvate, phosphate dikinase — translation MPRKFIYSFGRGRAEGDGGMRDLLGGKGAGLVEMTRIGLPVPAGFVITTEACGLFLKRGRGALRRAIGRELEVYLSRLERLAGRRLGDARDPLLVSVRSGAARSMPGMMETILNLGLNDRTVLGLAERGGNRRFAFDSYRRFLSAYGSVVLGLPRHPLEEHLEEAKRRLGVDKDTEVPAEALEEICRRLQAHIRETAGGPVPQEPVEQLWGAIEAVFRSWLAEKAVTYRRVERITGLPGTAVSVVQMVFGNLGPTSGTGVCFTRDPNTGARSPYGDVLMNAQGEDVVAGIRTPMTLREMKKRMPAVYRELERVQRLLERHYGDMQDLEFTIEDARLYMLQCRTGKRSPRAAFRIARDMAREGLITRDDAVRRVAPEDIERLFYPVLDPEVPRGELEKRLLATGIGAVPGAATGEVVLTARDAEEAAGAGRQVILVRRETSPEDVAGMHAAQGILTATGGKTSHAAVVARGWGKTCVVGCEALSINLEAGTIRLGERTVRRGESITLDGTVGRVYDGSLALVRPELPEAYREVMAWADSARRLGVRANVDTPYDARKAVEMGAEGIGLCRTEHMFFDSAERRLAIREMILAQETEARERALSRLLPFQRQDFEGIFEAMDGRPVTIRLIDPPLHEFLPEGEDEQRSLAARLHLPLETVALRVTQLHEANPMLGHRGCRVCLVYPEILDMQVRAIVEAAAAVRRRGIRVLPEIMHPLIMDPKEFELVERRTREVAARVLAEQKLKIPCLVGTMIEVPRAALLAGPIGRRADFFSFGTNDLTQMTMALSRDDAGRFLPDYVDEKRLGIFAEDPFQTLDREGVGQLVLLAIERGRAAHPGLKIGICGEHGGDARSVRFFHAAGMDYVSCSPYRIPIARLAAAQAALEEDGVRATTRATAARRRARRASGDGRDPGAADRRQRGHRHPVAQA, via the coding sequence ATGCCGCGCAAATTCATCTACTCGTTCGGGCGCGGTCGCGCGGAAGGGGACGGCGGGATGCGCGATCTCCTGGGTGGCAAGGGGGCGGGGCTCGTGGAGATGACGCGCATCGGCCTCCCGGTGCCCGCCGGTTTCGTCATCACGACCGAGGCGTGCGGACTGTTCCTGAAACGGGGTCGCGGGGCGTTGCGGCGCGCCATCGGCCGCGAGCTCGAGGTCTACCTGTCCCGTCTGGAGCGTCTCGCGGGTCGCCGGCTGGGTGACGCGCGCGATCCTCTCCTGGTCTCCGTGCGATCGGGAGCGGCCCGCTCCATGCCCGGGATGATGGAGACGATTCTCAACCTGGGGCTGAACGACCGCACGGTGCTCGGCCTGGCGGAGCGTGGCGGAAACCGGCGATTCGCCTTCGACTCCTACCGGCGGTTCCTCTCCGCCTACGGCAGTGTCGTGCTGGGCCTGCCCCGCCACCCGCTCGAGGAGCACCTCGAGGAGGCCAAGAGGCGTCTCGGTGTCGACAAGGACACCGAGGTGCCCGCCGAAGCGCTGGAGGAGATCTGCCGGCGCCTGCAGGCGCACATCCGCGAGACGGCCGGCGGCCCCGTGCCGCAGGAGCCGGTGGAGCAGCTCTGGGGCGCCATCGAGGCGGTGTTCAGGTCCTGGCTGGCGGAAAAGGCGGTCACCTACCGCAGGGTCGAGAGGATCACCGGTCTGCCCGGCACCGCGGTGAGCGTGGTGCAGATGGTCTTCGGCAACCTCGGGCCGACCTCCGGCACCGGGGTCTGCTTCACGCGCGATCCCAACACCGGCGCGCGGTCCCCGTACGGAGACGTCCTCATGAATGCCCAGGGAGAGGACGTGGTCGCCGGCATCCGCACACCGATGACCCTCCGGGAGATGAAGAAACGGATGCCCGCGGTCTACCGCGAACTGGAGCGCGTGCAGCGGCTCCTGGAGCGGCATTACGGCGACATGCAGGACCTGGAGTTCACGATCGAAGACGCCCGCCTGTACATGCTCCAGTGCCGCACGGGCAAGCGTTCGCCCCGCGCGGCCTTCCGGATCGCACGCGACATGGCGAGAGAGGGACTGATCACCCGGGACGACGCCGTCCGCCGCGTCGCCCCGGAGGACATCGAGCGCCTGTTCTACCCCGTGCTCGATCCGGAGGTGCCGCGTGGCGAGCTGGAGAAGCGCCTGCTCGCCACGGGGATCGGGGCGGTCCCGGGGGCCGCCACGGGCGAGGTGGTGCTGACGGCCCGGGATGCGGAGGAGGCGGCCGGCGCCGGGCGTCAGGTCATCCTTGTAAGGCGCGAGACGTCCCCCGAGGACGTGGCCGGGATGCACGCGGCACAGGGGATCCTGACGGCCACGGGGGGAAAGACGTCGCATGCGGCGGTCGTGGCGCGCGGCTGGGGGAAGACCTGTGTCGTGGGCTGCGAGGCGTTGTCGATCAACCTGGAGGCGGGGACGATCCGGCTCGGCGAGCGGACCGTGAGGCGAGGCGAGTCGATCACCCTCGACGGGACGGTCGGGAGGGTCTACGACGGCTCGCTGGCCCTGGTCCGGCCCGAGCTTCCGGAGGCCTATCGCGAGGTCATGGCCTGGGCGGACTCCGCCCGGCGGCTGGGAGTCCGCGCCAACGTCGACACGCCCTACGATGCCCGCAAAGCGGTCGAGATGGGCGCGGAAGGGATCGGCCTGTGCCGCACGGAGCACATGTTCTTCGACAGCGCGGAGCGCCGGCTGGCTATCCGGGAGATGATCCTGGCGCAGGAGACCGAGGCGCGTGAACGGGCCCTGTCGAGGCTCCTGCCCTTCCAGCGCCAGGATTTCGAGGGGATCTTCGAGGCCATGGACGGTCGGCCCGTCACGATCCGGCTGATCGATCCACCGCTGCACGAGTTCCTGCCGGAGGGTGAGGACGAGCAACGCTCCCTGGCGGCCCGCCTGCATCTTCCGCTCGAGACTGTGGCCCTGAGGGTGACCCAGCTGCACGAGGCCAACCCGATGCTCGGTCATCGCGGCTGCAGGGTCTGCCTCGTCTACCCCGAAATCCTCGACATGCAGGTGCGCGCCATCGTGGAGGCGGCCGCGGCCGTGCGGCGCAGGGGCATCCGCGTGCTTCCCGAGATCATGCATCCGCTGATCATGGATCCGAAGGAGTTCGAGCTCGTGGAGAGGCGCACCCGCGAGGTCGCGGCCAGGGTTCTGGCGGAGCAGAAGCTGAAAATCCCCTGTCTCGTCGGCACGATGATCGAGGTGCCACGCGCGGCGCTCCTGGCCGGGCCGATCGGGCGCCGCGCCGATTTCTTCTCGTTCGGGACCAATGATCTCACGCAGATGACCATGGCCCTGTCGCGTGACGACGCCGGGCGGTTCCTGCCGGATTACGTCGACGAGAAGCGCCTCGGGATCTTCGCGGAGGACCCGTTCCAGACCCTCGATCGCGAAGGGGTCGGCCAGCTCGTCCTGCTCGCCATCGAACGGGGGCGCGCCGCACATCCCGGTCTGAAGATCGGCATCTGCGGCGAGCACGGCGGGGACGCGCGCTCGGTGCGGTTCTTCCATGCGGCCGGCATGGACTACGTCAGCTGCTCCCCGTACCGCATCCCGATCGCGCGCCTCGCCGCCGCCCAGGCCGCGCTCGAGGAGGACGGAGTGCGTGCGACGACCCGCGCGACGGCGGCCCGGCGGCGGGCGCGTCGCGCGTCAGGGGACGGGCGGGACCCGGGAGCCGCGGACAGGAGGCAGCGTGGTCATCGGCATCCTGTCGCGCAGGCGTAG
- a CDS encoding RimK family alpha-L-glutamate ligase — protein MVIGILSRRRSLYTTRRLVESALRLGHEARVLNPLHCVLVLSRRAPEMYYRGLESRVSDLDVVVPRIGASITEHGLAVVNQFDMMGVPLVNNSQPIARSRDKLRSLQLLSREGLDIPKTVMASDPSQIHRALEIVGGPPAVLKVVKGTQGIGVILAETEQSALTVLETFWNLGMNILVQEFIEESEGRDIRAFVVGDRVVTAMRRQASIGEFRSNVHRGGTGTVVDLDETYRRVALEATRVMGLQIAGVDMLESQTGPKLVEINSSPGFEGLERATGADIALAIVEYAAGFARSKKRRKTNES, from the coding sequence GTGGTCATCGGCATCCTGTCGCGCAGGCGTAGTCTCTACACCACGCGCCGCCTCGTGGAGAGCGCCCTGCGGCTGGGTCACGAGGCGCGGGTCCTGAACCCTCTGCACTGCGTCCTGGTGCTGAGCCGGCGCGCCCCTGAGATGTATTACCGCGGACTCGAATCGCGGGTGTCCGATCTCGATGTCGTGGTCCCGCGCATCGGCGCCTCGATCACCGAGCACGGGCTGGCGGTCGTCAATCAGTTCGACATGATGGGCGTGCCGCTGGTGAACAACTCCCAGCCGATCGCCCGATCGCGCGACAAGCTCAGGTCGCTGCAGCTCCTGTCGCGGGAAGGGCTCGACATCCCGAAAACGGTCATGGCGAGCGACCCCTCCCAGATCCACCGCGCCCTGGAGATCGTCGGCGGACCGCCGGCCGTCCTCAAGGTGGTGAAAGGGACGCAGGGGATAGGTGTCATTCTTGCCGAGACCGAACAGTCGGCGCTGACCGTGCTGGAGACATTCTGGAACCTGGGGATGAACATCCTGGTTCAGGAGTTCATCGAAGAGTCGGAGGGTCGCGACATACGCGCCTTCGTCGTGGGAGACCGGGTGGTGACCGCGATGCGCCGCCAGGCGTCGATCGGCGAGTTCCGGTCGAACGTCCACCGGGGGGGCACGGGCACCGTCGTGGACCTGGACGAGACCTATCGCCGCGTGGCGCTGGAGGCGACGCGCGTCATGGGGCTCCAGATAGCCGGCGTGGACATGCTCGAGTCGCAGACCGGGCCCAAGCTCGTGGAGATCAACTCGTCGCCGGGCTTCGAGGGACTGGAGAGAGCGACGGGCGCCGACATCGCGCTGGCGATAGTCGAGTACGCGGCGGGGTTCGCGCGCTCGAAGAAGCGCAGGAAGACGAACGAAAGCTAG
- a CDS encoding succinylglutamate desuccinylase/aspartoacylase family protein has product MALKIGGRDIRRGTIEQILLKASEYYTATPVNVPVIVIRGAERGPIVFLTAAIHGDELNGVEIVRRVMTGYTPQQLRGTLICVPVVNRVGFLTHTRYLPGRRDLNRYFPGSPEGNAAARYAHTLFTEIVVRSRYGIDLHTASLGRTNLPHVRADMSCKDVRKMARAFGTEIIIDSPGPPRTLRHAATTAGVPTIIFEAGETFRFQRNMVARGVAGVRNVLVALGMTQDTRREPRFRVIVKVSEWVRSVKGGIADIVVRPGEIIYAGEEIASITNPFGREVSMVRSPLTGLIIGITTMPMVNPGDAICHIAKLEKTLATVETFCVTDSRGKKMLLA; this is encoded by the coding sequence ATGGCGCTGAAGATCGGCGGCCGGGACATCCGCCGCGGAACGATCGAGCAGATCCTCCTCAAGGCGAGCGAGTACTACACCGCCACCCCGGTCAATGTTCCGGTGATCGTCATCCGCGGGGCGGAGCGCGGACCGATCGTCTTCCTGACGGCGGCCATTCACGGCGACGAGCTGAACGGGGTGGAGATCGTCCGTCGCGTCATGACCGGCTACACGCCGCAGCAGCTCAGGGGGACGCTGATCTGCGTCCCGGTGGTCAATCGCGTCGGTTTCCTCACCCACACGCGCTACCTGCCGGGCCGCCGCGATCTGAACCGCTATTTCCCGGGCAGCCCCGAGGGGAACGCGGCGGCGCGCTATGCCCACACGCTGTTCACCGAAATCGTCGTGCGATCGAGGTACGGTATCGACCTGCACACGGCGAGTCTCGGCCGGACGAACCTTCCGCACGTGCGAGCCGACATGTCGTGCAAGGACGTCCGGAAGATGGCGCGCGCGTTCGGCACCGAGATCATCATCGATTCGCCGGGCCCGCCGCGCACGCTGCGCCACGCCGCCACGACCGCCGGCGTGCCGACCATCATCTTCGAGGCGGGGGAGACGTTCCGCTTCCAGCGGAACATGGTGGCGCGGGGTGTCGCCGGCGTGCGCAACGTTCTCGTGGCCCTCGGGATGACGCAGGACACGCGGCGCGAGCCACGTTTCCGCGTCATCGTGAAGGTGTCGGAATGGGTCCGGTCCGTGAAGGGGGGGATCGCCGACATCGTCGTGCGCCCGGGTGAGATCATCTATGCCGGGGAGGAGATCGCGTCGATCACCAACCCGTTCGGTCGCGAAGTGTCCATGGTCCGTTCCCCTCTTACGGGGCTGATCATCGGGATCACGACCATGCCGATGGTGAACCCCGGGGACGCCATCTGCCACATCGCCAAGCTCGAGAAGACCCTGGCGACCGTAGAGACCTTCTGCGTCACGGATTCGCGCGGTAAGAAGATGCTGCTCGCGTAG
- the mutL gene encoding DNA mismatch repair endonuclease MutL, which yields MPVIRILESNVANQIAAGEVVERPASVVKELLENALDAGAGRVDIALHGGGVDRIRVADDGSGMERDDARLAFERHATSKIRLASDLKAIHSYGFRGEALPSIASVARVILTTCTGGPQGTRIRLRAGKILAVEPAPHPRGTTVEVEGLFQNAPARRKFLRSAATETGHVAALVSRTAAAHPGIAFSLASGERELARFAAAADYRVRVAQIVGAAEAAVLVPIERRSGTLRIVGLASAPGLNRSTSADESLFVNGRPIRDRRILHAVQAAYATLLPRGRYPVVFLFLEVPPDEVDVNVHPAKAEVRFLRPGAVHDLVREALLEGLGVRRPFQQMASFSPGVAEAGPGFRGTGYGIASAVEPDTIPPGETAPGTSARGAAAPIGGGAGMGGLERNAGLFDAVSLAPLAQFRDSYILASSPDGLVIVDQHAAHERVLYERLMAQSRTGSVAVQKLLFPVTVEIGPAQRQAFEGVRDDLLALGLSVAPFGEGTLIVDEIPALLPAATVAQLLRELLAEVLEWRRPEGLERLRHRLLSTAACHAAVTANHPLDAPRMRAIVGDLLGTAMPMTCPHGRPVLLRLSLDQIEKEFHRK from the coding sequence ATGCCCGTGATCCGGATCCTCGAGTCGAACGTCGCGAACCAGATCGCGGCGGGTGAGGTCGTCGAGCGCCCGGCCTCGGTCGTCAAGGAGCTCCTGGAGAACGCCCTCGACGCCGGGGCCGGCCGGGTGGACATCGCGCTCCACGGCGGCGGCGTCGACCGGATCCGGGTGGCCGACGACGGTTCCGGGATGGAGCGGGACGACGCGCGCCTGGCGTTCGAGCGCCACGCGACGAGCAAGATCCGCCTGGCCTCCGATCTGAAGGCGATCCACAGCTACGGGTTCCGCGGGGAGGCCCTGCCGTCGATCGCATCCGTGGCGCGCGTGATCCTGACGACCTGCACCGGCGGCCCGCAGGGGACGCGGATCCGCCTGAGGGCGGGGAAGATCCTGGCCGTGGAGCCGGCGCCGCACCCGCGCGGCACGACCGTCGAGGTCGAGGGGCTCTTTCAGAACGCGCCGGCGCGTCGAAAATTCCTGCGTTCGGCCGCCACCGAGACCGGCCACGTTGCCGCGCTCGTCAGCCGCACCGCCGCGGCCCACCCCGGCATCGCCTTTTCGCTCGCGAGCGGCGAGCGCGAGCTGGCGCGCTTCGCCGCGGCCGCGGACTACCGCGTGCGCGTGGCGCAGATCGTCGGAGCGGCGGAGGCCGCGGTCCTGGTCCCGATCGAGCGGCGATCCGGAACCCTGCGGATCGTGGGCCTGGCGTCGGCGCCTGGCTTGAATCGTTCCACGTCCGCCGACGAGAGCCTGTTCGTGAACGGCCGGCCGATCCGCGATCGGCGGATCCTGCACGCCGTCCAGGCGGCCTACGCCACGCTCCTGCCGCGCGGCAGGTACCCCGTCGTCTTCCTGTTTCTGGAGGTGCCTCCGGACGAGGTCGATGTCAACGTCCACCCGGCCAAGGCGGAGGTCCGATTTCTGCGGCCCGGAGCCGTGCACGACCTGGTGCGCGAGGCCTTGCTCGAAGGGCTCGGCGTCAGGCGGCCATTCCAGCAGATGGCCTCGTTCTCGCCGGGTGTCGCAGAGGCCGGGCCGGGCTTCCGGGGGACGGGATACGGAATCGCCTCGGCGGTGGAGCCGGACACGATCCCTCCTGGAGAGACCGCCCCCGGGACGAGTGCCCGGGGTGCCGCCGCTCCGATCGGCGGCGGAGCCGGAATGGGTGGTTTGGAGCGGAACGCGGGGCTCTTCGACGCGGTGTCACTGGCTCCCCTGGCTCAATTCCGTGACTCCTACATCCTGGCCTCGTCGCCCGACGGACTCGTGATCGTCGATCAGCACGCGGCGCACGAACGGGTGCTCTACGAGCGGCTCATGGCCCAGAGTCGAACCGGGAGCGTGGCCGTACAGAAGCTGCTCTTCCCGGTGACCGTCGAGATCGGTCCCGCCCAGCGCCAGGCGTTCGAGGGGGTACGGGACGATCTCCTGGCCCTGGGCCTCTCCGTCGCCCCGTTCGGGGAGGGGACCCTGATCGTCGACGAGATCCCGGCGCTCCTCCCGGCAGCGACCGTGGCGCAGCTCCTGCGTGAGCTCCTGGCCGAGGTGCTGGAATGGCGCCGGCCCGAGGGCCTGGAACGGCTCAGGCACCGCCTCCTGTCGACGGCCGCCTGCCACGCCGCCGTCACCGCCAACCATCCGCTCGACGCTCCCCGGATGCGCGCCATCGTCGGCGATCTTCTGGGGACGGCGATGCCGATGACCTGCCCTCATGGCCGCCCGGTCCTGCTGCGGCTCAGCCTCGATCAGATCGAGAAGGAATTTCACCGGAAGTAG
- a CDS encoding transglycosylase SLT domain-containing protein, translated as MGWFTNLAARGLRIVMTFAVLALSVGGARADVALLRNGRSLPVTDYRKDGDRILLMIEGGGEITLPNAQVVAIRHEPAPSPPPERSASPAPADPIPGQPPLPAPVALAVPGARIDADGPIEIAPGEVFKREALRDLAARIARKHQVDEGLVLAVIEVESRYDAFAVSPRGAMGLMQLMPETAARFAVRNTFNPVENVDGGVRYLKELLARYSGQVRLALAAYNAGEDAVDQFKGIPPFRETQQYVVRVLRALPR; from the coding sequence ATGGGATGGTTCACGAACCTCGCGGCACGCGGTCTTCGAATCGTCATGACGTTCGCCGTGCTCGCCCTGTCCGTCGGTGGCGCGCGCGCCGATGTCGCGCTGCTGCGCAACGGTCGATCGCTCCCCGTGACCGATTATCGGAAGGACGGCGACCGGATCCTGCTGATGATCGAAGGAGGCGGGGAGATCACCCTGCCGAACGCGCAGGTGGTGGCGATCCGGCACGAGCCCGCGCCGTCCCCCCCTCCCGAGAGATCCGCCTCCCCGGCGCCCGCGGATCCGATCCCCGGCCAGCCGCCGCTTCCGGCGCCGGTCGCCCTCGCGGTCCCCGGGGCTCGCATCGACGCCGACGGACCGATCGAGATCGCCCCCGGGGAGGTGTTCAAGCGGGAGGCGCTGCGCGACCTGGCGGCGCGGATCGCGCGCAAGCATCAGGTCGATGAGGGACTCGTCCTGGCCGTGATCGAGGTCGAGTCGCGCTACGACGCCTTCGCGGTGTCGCCGCGCGGCGCCATGGGTCTCATGCAGCTCATGCCGGAGACCGCCGCGCGCTTTGCCGTGCGTAACACCTTCAATCCGGTGGAGAACGTGGACGGCGGCGTGCGCTATCTGAAGGAGCTCCTGGCGCGCTACAGCGGACAGGTCCGCCTGGCGCTGGCCGCCTACAACGCCGGAGAGGACGCGGTCGATCAGTTCAAGGGGATCCCGCCCTTCCGCGAGACTCAGCAGTACGTCGTGCGGGTCCTCAGGGCACTGCCGAGATGA